A part of Onthophagus taurus isolate NC chromosome 7, IU_Otau_3.0, whole genome shotgun sequence genomic DNA contains:
- the LOC111416751 gene encoding splicing factor YJU2, with the protein MSERKVLNKYYPPDFDPSKIPRMKLPKNRQYTVRLMAPFNMRCATCGEYIYKGKKFNARKEDVENEDYLGIRIYRFYIKCTRCLQEISFKTDPRSTDYEIEAGATRNFMALKLAEEQALREEEELKEEEANNPMKLLENRTKQSKNEIELLESLEELKDLNRRQEAVDYDSMLSVYDSKLTEREREEKLKQLDEDYIKTVNFQSKRKFVVEEEIIEDEVPFDQTQTNSSNSSSASSSKSLVQKSDKIKSNNDWDRKVGILSSKKFISGLVKPKAKDVKAPVATISKPINNEVVDDKSNSKKLELKESNDVSNLKIEKESVPKNGTNSLLLLAAYSDSDNSD; encoded by the exons atgtcaGAACGTAAAGTATTAAAC aaatactaTCCTCCGGATTTCGATCCTTCGAAAATCCCTCGCATGAAATTACCTAAGAACCGCCAATATACAGTACGTTTAATGGCTCCATTTAACATGCGTTGTGCCACTTGTGGTGAGTAtatttataaaggaaaaaaatttaatgcacGAAAAGAAGATGTTGAAAATGAGGATTATTTGGGTATTAGAATTTATCGGTTTTATATAAAG tgtACAAGGTGTTTACaagaaatttcatttaaaactgATCCCCGAAGCACAGATTACGAAATTGAAGCAGGTGCCACTAGAAATTTTATGGCTTTGAAATTGGCTGAAGAACAAGCTCTTAGAGAAGaggaagaattaaaagaagaagaagctaATAATCCaatgaaattattagaaaacagaactaaacaaagtaaaaatgaaattgaactTTTGGAATCTTTGGAAGAATTAAAAGACTTAAACAGACGACAAGAAGCTGTTGATTATGACTCGATGTTATCTGTGTATGATTCCAAATTAACTGAAAGGGAAcgagaagaaaaattaaaacaattagatGAAGATTACATTAA AACTGTTAATTTccaaagtaaaagaaaatttgttgttgaagAAGAAATCATTGAAGATGAAGTTCCTTTTGATCAAACTCAAACTAATTCGTCAAATAGCTCATCGGCATCTTCATCAAAAAGTTTAGTACAAAAAtcagataaaataaaaagtaataatgatTGGGATAGAAAAGTAGGTATTTTAAgttcaaaaaagtttattagtGGATTGGTTAAGCCTAAAGCTAAAGATGTAAAAGCTCCAGTTGCCACTATTTCTAAACCAATTAATAATGAAGTGGTTGATGATAaaagtaattcaaaaaaattagaattaaaagaatctaatgatgtaagtaatttaaaaattgaaaaagagaGTGTACCTAAAAATGGAACAAATAGTCTTTTATTGTTAGCTGCTTATTCGGATAGTGATAACAGtgattaa
- the LOC111416785 gene encoding mitochondrial coenzyme A diphosphatase NUDT8-like — MSVLTRRICEAIRKGSPISSQYSLENLLNDENIPKTIARLRGLKPVRLQTQEPVKKAGILIPVCVIEGKVSLLYIRRPCRLTSFKEVVNFPGTAQKPEHRNLLEATLIETQRLVGLKPPNITIWGTGNLIVARREFSYLPIVGQIDQNIDFRALKIHDDVHDLFTIPVEDLCTSKQNGYTQFRDGFASPVFLGGEKRIWGLTALLTNMFLKSLVHNPAYTHKIKTVPEVRRLQNKYAYVDR; from the coding sequence ATGTCGGTATTAACCAGAAGAATTTGCGAGGCGATTCGAAAAGGGAGCCCTATAAGCAGTCAATATTCAttagaaaatttgttgaacGATGAGAACATTCCGAAAACAATCGCCAGATTACGTGGTTTGAAGCCGGTGAGATTACAAACTCAAGAGCCGGTTAAAAAAGCTGGCATTCTAATTCCCGTTTGCGTAATTGAGGGGAAAGTGTCATTATTATACATAAGACGTCCATGTCGTTTAACGTCGTTCAAAGAAGTAGTAAATTTCCCCGGTACCGCTCAGAAACCCGAACATAGGAATTTACTCGAGGCGACGCTCATAGAAACCCAACGTCTTGTTGGTTTAAAGCCGCCTAATATAACAATCTGGGGTACGGGTAACTTGATCGTCGCCAGACGTGAATTTTCCTATTTACCGATTGTTGGACAAATCGATCAGAATATCGATTTCCGTGCCCTGAAAATCCACGACGACGTTCACGACCTCTTCACGATCCCGGTGGAGGATCTGTGTACTTCGAAGCAAAACGGCTACACTCAATTCAGAGACGGCTTCGCATCGCCGGTGTTCCTGGGAGGTGAAAAGAGAATCTGGGGATTAACAGCACTACTTACCAATATGTTTTTGAAGTCGTTGGTGCACAATCCGGCCTACACCCATAAGATCAAAACTGTACCAGAAGTAAGAAGACTACAGAACAAATACGCTTACGTTGACCGATAA
- the LOC111416775 gene encoding CWF19-like protein 1 encodes MESKIKIILCGDVEGKFNTFFNKIENINKKSGPFDLVLCVGNFFGINNKEFDDYKKGIKKVSVPTYVLGPNKEEALDLFNEETELCQNVSYLGKRGLYITTNGVKIAYLSGISSQNKTTKDFNFSLEEILALKDVCVKDNHDYRGVDILLTSQWPNKVNNLTKDEINVQNGSDFISWLAMQLKPRYHICGLEGIHYERSPYRINPKDSSLFSTVTRFIGLDRVGNPQKHKWIYALQLKPVDKMNEMEFSQKTTDETEAPYDLNDIENKILPPTVKRKHESQQYFYDMNAPSETKKEKRNNKKQKIDFDKSKCWFCLSSPSVEKHLIITVGTNVYVALAKGGIVEEHLLICPVQHYQSAIHLSDDTLDEIEAFKDAITKFYGRNDQVPVFFERNFKTSHMQVQCVPIPKEAQKELSEIFQDEAEGHGFKLEELDDSNRLNQVVSSSSPYFFLELPSGRKFYTRIQKSKDFPINFGREVLASGPILDKMNRIEWKDCILNREEEDLLVKNLRKEFEPFDVIDS; translated from the exons Atggaatcaaaaattaaaat aataCTTTGTGGGGATGTCGAAGggaaatttaatacttttttcaataaaatcgaaaacaTTAATAAGAAATCCGGCCCGTTTGATCTCGTCTTGTGCGTTGGAAATTTTTTcggaattaataataaagagttTGATGACTAcaaaaaaggaattaaaaaag ttTCAGTACCTACATACGTATTAGGCCCAAATAAAGAAGAGGCATTAGATTTATTCAATGAAGAAACAGAACTTTGTCAAAATGTGTCTTATTTAGGAAAACGAGGTTTATACATAACCACAAATGGTGTTAAAATAGCTTATCTAAGCGGAATTTCCTCacaaaataaaactacaaaagattttaatttttctttggaggagattttagctttaaaagaTGTCTGCGTTAAAGATAATCATGATTATCGTGGTGTCGATATACTTTTAACCTCACAATGGCCAAATAAAGTCAACAATTTAACTAAAGAT gaaattaACGTTCAAAATGGTTCCGACTTTATTTCTTGGTTAGCGATGCAATTAAAACCACGTTACCACATCTGCGGGTTAGAAGGAATACATTATGAAAGAAGTCCTTATAGAATTAATCCAAAAGATTCGTCATTATTTAGCACGGTAACGAGATTTATTGGTTTAGATAGAGTGGGGAATCCTCAAAAACACAAATGGATTTATGCGCTTCAATTGAAACCAGTTGACAAAATGAATGAAATggaattttcgcaaaaaaccACCGATGAAACTGAAGCGCCTTACGATTTAAACGatatcgaaaataaaattttacctCCAACAGTTAAAAGAAAACACGAATCccaacaatatttttatgatatgaACGCACCTAGTGaaacgaaaaaagaaaaacgaaataataaaaagcaaaaaattgattttgataaaagcAAATGTTGGTTTTGTCTTTCAAGTCCATCTGTCGAGAAGCATTTAATAATTACCGTTGGTACAAATGTTTATGTGGCTTTAGCTAaag GTGGAATTGTTGAAGAACACCTTTTGATATGCCCGGTTCAACATTATCAAAGTGCAATTCATCTTTCCGATGATACTTTGGATGAAATTGAGGCTTTTAAAGATGCCATAACGAAGTTTTATGGCCGAAATGATCAAGTTCCTGTATTTTTTGaacgaaattttaaaacttctcATATGCAAGTTCAATGCGTTCCGATTCCTAAGGAAGCTCAGAAAGAATTATCAGAGATATTTCAG gaTGAAGCTGAAGGTCACGGCTTTAAACTTGAAGAATTGGACGATTCAAACCGTCTCAATCAAGTTGTGTCATCTTCTTCGCCgtatttctttttagaatTACCATCTGGCAGAAAATTTTACACGAGAatacaaaaatcaaaagatttcCCAATCAATTTTGGTCGCGAAGTTTTGGCATCCGGCCCTATTTTAGACAAAATGAATCGCATCGAATGGAAAGATTGCATTTTAAATCGCGAGGAGGAAGATTTATTGGTGAAAAATTTACGTAAAGAATTCGAACCCTTTGATGTCATTGACTCTTAA